Part of the Cyprinus carpio isolate SPL01 chromosome A12, ASM1834038v1, whole genome shotgun sequence genome, aatatatttaatatatcaatctgtatttaaaaaataataaaattcgtATATTTATGTCCTTGATGccttaaataaacaaaaccaaagtCGCACTTGAATTTAATGAGGCCTGTACTGATCAAGAAAATGTGAATATCAAGAAACTGACAAAATTTAAAGTCTTTCTTCCAGTgtgacttgtaaaaaaaaataataataaaaaatgtggccTGAAATAGGTTATATGGAGGGCAACACattcttaaatgcttttaaaaatagataaaaaatgttaaaaaatgaccCAAAATGATTAGGAAATAGGCCTATGATACGCTTTacgaatgtattttaaatatatttatatcaaagATATATTGTTGgccagttttgtgtgtgtgtgtgtgtctgtgtgtgagagagagagagagagagagagagagagagagagaatgagagagaaagctTTATAgcagcgcaaaaaaaaaaaaaaaaaaccaaaaccaaattataaataataatataccaatattctaataaatagaattttatcatcttaaaatttctactaaaattaaaaaactaaaaatataaataattaaataattatcaatCATATCAATAAATACCCAAATATTCAattctaaatctttttttttttcttttttttgccgtGTGGAAATTATTGTGACAATTTAAATAgattggaaaaagaaaaagattttaaatgagatttaacattttacatttttttaaaccatttttcgTCTCTGAGGGTTTGAGCACGTGTCCATCTGAACGCGATCGCTCGGGTTCTGGGATGAATCGCAGCTTCCTCTGTGTTTGTGAGGGGATTGGACGGATGTTCACCCCATTCACCAGATTAACCAACAGGAAACACATTGACGGAAATTTTGCCATAGTCCTGTGCTCATAAACTCTTTCAGCGGATGCTcgagctgacagacagacagaccaaacaCATTCACCCTCTGTCTGAGGATCTGCAGGATGCGCGTTTATTCTTTACGTGTTTGCGCAACATTTTCACGTGTCTGTTCCGTCTGTTCTGCAGGTAAACCTCTGCTGTGGACGCCGTTCATCCAGCGGCCCCTGCACAAGAGGAAAGGCGGACAGGTTCGCTTCTCCAACGACCAGACCATCGAGCTGGAGAAGAAGTTCGAGACGCAGAAGTATCTGTCTCCTCCCGAGAGAAAGAGACTCGCCAAGATGCTGCAGCTGAGCGAGAGACAGGCGAGTCAACAAGACAACACTCAGTTACACAACATCCAAACTCTGCTTGCTTTTAGTCTTATTTTCATATCTTCATCCGTCTGCAGGTGAAAACGTGGTTCCAGAACCGTCGGGCGAAATCTAAGAAATAAAAAGAACgtcaaaatctttattttattattattattataaaattatattattattgtaataaggATACTAAAATCATATGTGTTATCATAATAATCCTAAATAATAGTCAGAATTTCTGACGTTTCGTTTAACCTTTacagcaaacaaaaacacaacgaaaacaaccaaaacaggatcgtgaacaaataaatatatatttttatatgaaggtTTGCCAGTTATAAAGTGGCTTTAATCttaagaaaaacacttttttattgttgtaatattttattttgttattttaatacattacaaaagatttttcgAAGATAAGTTAAGATGATTGGAGCGCGTTTTATAAGGAAATgtcttaataaaaaattaatgctttACATTCAATTCCTTATTTACCtattctttgtaattaattaatttgaaatgtataCACGTGATTTCGAAGTTGTTTCTACACCTATATTTTCCCAATGTAGTGTGATTTTTTCAAATTTTCCAAATCATTCGTTTTTCATCGTTTTTGATTGCTTGCATAGAGCTTTATTTCAGCGCAAAAATGTACacgaaatataaataaaaattaaacaaaaatctctttttattttaatgcggTAAAATAATTGTACGAGATGGGATTGCATATTGTGTTagatataggctatataaatattttaataattatcacatTTCTTGAATATTAAAGGGCTAAATATtagaatacaattttaatttaataattataatttctagAAAATCATTATCTAATTTCCtgaatattaaatactaaatctaaataatatttcagaatataatagctaatatctaatatttgtgatatctgttttaaaaaagaaaaacaaatattgaaaacGGAAAAGGAAATTCTCGCGGTGTAcggctaaaataaataaataaatacatacactgaATAGAAAAGCTGCACGTATTGACATGCTTGTGTGATGTTGGTGCTGAAACAGGAGAATCCTCCGAGCGGTAAGAGAGATGTGGAGGACTCTGGCGAGCAGAGAAACTCGGACAGATCGAGTCCAGACGTGATGCGCGAGTCTGAGGAGTCCGAGGATTCAGAGCAGGAGCTGGACATCGAGGAGGATCCACAGTTCTCCATCAACCCTCAGCTATGAGTCCACGACCTCAGCACTGTACATACTgtatcatactgtacatttagtaGCACAATTAACTTAATGGATGTGTAGATTTCGATCCAAACCTGTATCTGGTGTCTCTTGGGaaactgtaaatattttgtgttagtcaataaaacaatattttgggGATAACATACTGTTTATTTTGCCTTCTTAATGCCTAATGTGAACCTGCAATGGTTTCAAAGTGCGTGATGAGCTGTTAATGTGGCAGATGTTGTTTCCTTTTATCTGATGTGAGCACAATAGAGCTGTGATGAATGTGCATTTGTGTTATTAGTCCCTTATCTGTTGATTCACAATCCTTTCATCATAGCAGATTATCTGTTAgtcattaaaatcaattaaactcTATCCCTTCCTGAATGAAACAACAGCACAGTTTGAGATCTGGAGCTCGGCGATCAGCACAACAGATCTGCTCTCGATCATCAGAGCTTATCGCTTCCAACAAGACAAACAGGCCTGGGTCTGTGCTGATCGTGTGGTTAATGATTGGACAGTGAGAGGATGAATCACAGCGTTCTGTGCATCAGAGAGAGTTCAACAGCCTTGCAGTGGTGAGAGTTTGCTCCAAAACCAACACCATGTGCATCGATTCGGCCTGAATTGAGAAATGCTTCACAAATCGTGATCCTGAAAAAGCAGCATGTGAACTAAACCTCTGACTTCAGGCCCAAACACATCTTTacctcttaaaaatgaaggttctttattgccgttgatggttctgtgaagaacctctGACGCTTTTCAATGCACAAAAGCTTCTTTAGAgtgtttaaatgttcttttaatggttcttttaagaactgagcTTCTTTGAGGATCCAAAGACGCTTCTAGGGATCttgatttttaagagtgcatgcaaaaacccttttaaaatgtCTCAACTTTTCCCACCAAAGCTTTAGcgtcatttatttgtatttgtaaggtTTTCTTAACCTTCATGTTTTGTTGAATCATTTTGACCTGGAGAGGATcttctttttcctgaaaatgttataaatgttatcacattggactaaaagctgaaataaatttttttttttagattttttccccccacctTGTTACACTTAGTGTCTGGTGATATTATGCTAATTATCACCAGATCTTtttatcagcttgttttctttcaataagcagaggttttgtgtttcttttcagAACTGATTGATTGTAgacctcattgatctgagctcatgcaccTCAGTTATTGAGTGAAAAAAACACTATTTCTTGATGATTTTCACTCCAAAACTGGttcataagctcagatcaatgagacCTATGATCAATCAGCTCCAGAATGAAACACAAAACCTCTGctgattgaaagaaaacaagttgataaaaagattgaatccaagatatGGTGATAattagcataatgagagatttataaCCAATTTTTTTGTAGACCAGGAAAAGCAAATTACGTAAATGATTTTCAGAACTACTAGAGAACGGATGGAGGCTTTTCTTGTCATTTTAGAAGAAACATCTAAGACAAAAGTTACATTTCAATGAAACAAAACTGATATCTCTATTAAATCTCTTGAGATATAAAAACCGTTCCTCGCATAAACATCCCACCTCACAAAAATGTGTTCTGATAATATGTTTTCCAAACGTTGCCATTAAGTTATTTCTAAACGTTGTCTGAAACgttcagttttttatattttaaatatgattatttttaattatgtgaaCACTAAGAAAATTCCATTTTATGCTTTTGCAAACTTTTTTAGCAATGTTACATTTTAACGTTCTATGAATATTCTGAAACAAATTGTAACAGTTTAATTTGTTAAATCCAacgaacatccaactaaaatgtttcagaaataaaCGCTCCATGAACGATGTAGGAATACCATATTTGTGCTAACATTATTAAAGAGCAGATGACTTTAAATGAACGTTACTGAAAGAACGTTTGCTCATAACTTTGAGACCAAAAAGCGTCCTCTCCTCATGAAACCCCTCTGACTGAGTATTTATGATCATTATTTTACAGCCCAGAGGTCTCTGCTCATGCAGGCGAGTGACTGACGGCGATATAAAAGCTCCATCTCCAGCTGAATTAGGCCTAATTGCAGAGCAAACAGCACACTTGAGTGAACAATGAGGCCTGAGTGATCTGTTCCTGGGCTGCCGGAGGAATCTTCTCCTCACCTGAAGGCCACCAGCGCTGCTTGTTACGAACGGAGAGGGTCTCTTAGACGACAACTGGACAAATATTGACCCGTCAGCCTGAGATATGTCCAGTGGCTCTGATAGTTTAATTGACAACAACTCTTGCTTCATCAGATCAATTAGCGCGGCTCTTTCAGGCCTGTTAGCTCTCGTTacactgctgctgtgtgtgtgtttaaactccAATCAGTCTTTTCCATGATGGCAGAGATTCTGGGCTCTTAATGGCCTGTTTGTTCCTTTTTGCTCGGACAAACCTGCAGATTGCTTTTATGTGCGGCCGTGAACGAGCTTGTGAGACACGACCTGATTTATTCATCCTGTGACTTAATGATACGTGATAACAAGGCTTCCATTAAAGATTCTGGATGCAGTGATTAGGCCTTTCCAAAGCAATTAGACCCTTCCTCTCAGTGTTTAAAGACAGAACAGTGAGTGAGAGTTTACTTTGATCAACTCTAATATCTGAAGATGCACAGCATGAAGATCATCTCACTGCAGGACTGGACACTGAAATACAAGCATAATCAGTGCAAGCATCGACATGTTTTAGGTAGATAAGTCTGTCAGAACATGCGTTTTCACTGATTAGACTCTCACTCAATTCAACTAACATTGTGGCAAGGTTCTTTCAAGGTTACATTCTTCCAGTAACTTTAATAGAACATTGGTTCAAAGTTATCTGTTGGTCTTTAATAATgctttcaaaacacacacatgcataatatataataatatatatatacaaaaaagggcagaaataaatttgcttaaatatttgtaaaaatatatttacattaatatattttgtatttttaaggctttttttatatatatataattttgaaataaataaataaagttacaataaaataaaaatacattaataaaaataaaaataataaatatattttatatattttcaatccAAGAATATACATTCACATTTCAAGAAAAACTTTTTGTTGTCTATAAAACTTGTGAACATGCAGTAtaacatattaaacattaatgaaacattataaatttagttttgatcTATCTAGGCTTGCCACATTTGCATTCAGTCTAATCGTAGGCTACTGTaagattggaaatgtattttcttgcccctgaaatacattttgcaatatattttggtatatgacgatttcaatttctaaaaaaaattcatttaactTCAGTGCTTGCaacttatatttaacatattttaaatatattttgggtataaatatatatatattttttttttgccatgtgtgGAAGTTCATTTgacaattttaaatgtaacttgttttaaaaacattcagaagttaTCATTTTAAAACTCAATGGAAATGTTATCAAAAAGTTTCTGAAAATTAGTTTCTGATCAGTGTTCATTCAAATGAGcaaacatgtctgtgtgtgtgcgtgtgtgagtgtgtgtttgtgttaaatcACATCACACTTTCAGACCACTTTGCTTTCTTGTCatcctctttctcttctttctgtGCTTCAGTAATGTATAGTTTTCTGTGGTTTGAGTTGTTGGTGTTTACAGTGCCAGTGTGTGAAGCGTCCTGCAGTCGTCTGCTCAGTGCAAACACAGACTGCTCATTAATTTATCAGCCTCAGATAAATGGTGTCCATGTGTTCAAGGTCGAGCGTCACAAACGtgttcacgcacacacacacacacacattcctcagTCACCGAGTTAAACTTCATACTTCAACATCTGATGCTGTTTGGGTTTCAGAAGTTCAAATCTAAGTTATGGTACTTTATTGtgagtgacattttttttatttagcaaaagcaGCTAAAAACACCCAGTTTAAGGTCTCGTCTCAGaatgtgtgtttcactgtggACAACAGCATTACATCAGCACGGCTTTACTAGGAAGGGACAGCGAAACTTTCATTCAAAAGGTCAGAGAGACTGTGAAATGaatgtgaaaaactacattatgaCTGATCTGgtgcaataaaatgcaataaaataaaaggcataCACAACAGTAATTCAAAGTGTTTTACACATCAGtataacaaatatgaaaaatttttaatataaaaatgtataaaatataaaataaataataaaaaagtataaataaaaatggaatattatagaataaaaacatttaaaaataaaaatttaagaaattaataaaatacttcaAATGAATATAAAGGTATACATTAAAAGGatgtacattaaaatgtaatgtgtgtgtgcgaTGTGAACAGGAAGCCAGACAAACCTATATCTGTCATAAACATCTCCTTTGTCACaatactgtaacacacacacacacacacacacacacacacacacacacacacacagtaagagACGCTGATGGAACGCAGTGACAGCTTGACTCTTATCTCAGGTGTGTGTCGGCATACGGATGAAAACATGATCATGATCTCAGCAGATCGGACCGTATTGATCAGCGGGAGTTTTATGACAGACGCCGTGTTCAGTGATCCTGACGAGCTCAGTAAACACACACCACTGTAAAAGAGAGCAGATTCAGAACACGGCCGTGTGTGTCCAAGAACACCATCTGTTTGCTTTACAGAGAGAGTCAACAGCACAAACAAGAATACACAACATCAGAGAAACTAATCTGTGAGCTGCCTAACTAGACAGTATTTTAAGGGCTCATAGATACTCATGATATAAAGACTTTAGTAAGGCAGCAATGAATGCATTGTGATGTTTGATTgacaaaaaacactataaatataCTTCTCATTCAAATCGTATCAAACtgtataaactataaactataaactataaactataaactatgtataaaaatatttttatgtttattagggCATATGCTGTATATTCTGTTCCAATCTGCTTCATCTCCATTCAAATATGAAAAGTATTACAATGAAACTAAGTGAAAATGCAATAGTAAGTGTATAaactatgtttttaatatatgtcattttcaaaatgtgaaaatatacaaacaaaacaaaatgtgttataCAAACTACCCTTTAGAAACCTGTTAATATAATGCCagctattaattaaataaaataaataaatgaagataaGATAAGCACAagaggcaaaaataaaataaaataaaataaaataaaataaaataaaataaaataaaataaaataaaattaaattaaattaaattaaattaaattaaataaagtaaagtaaagtaaagtaaagtaaagtaaagtaaagtaaagtaaaataaaataaaatttaattaaattctcatAAAATACCCAAAAATTTTGTctatagcacaaaaaaaaaataataaaaaagaacaacaaaacaacaattttctaaaaaaataataaaaaactgatcaattaaaataaaaaaaggatgaattaaaattacatttaaggtACATTAAAAGGAGGATAAGAGGCTCACATTAAAGCAtaggaagaataaaaaaaaaaaaaaataaaaaaaaaaaaaaaaaaaaaaaaaaaaaaaaatattaattaaaataaataaataaataaaaaataaaataaaataaaataaaataaaataaaaaaaaaaaaaaaataaaaaaaaaataaaataaaaaaaaaaaaaaaaaaaaaaaaacttctttaatTTTCCTAAATGTTGTGTCTAGGGtagagaagaaaaaatatatggaAAGCAGATCAAAAGATCCATTTGGAAATATATGAAAAAGTTATATCTGATGTTCTCatccagatttttaaatgttttaaaaaaaaagtttggttatgtaaatattaaggaaacattccattttatcattttgcaatcattatgggaacgttacttttgaatgttccctAAATGAAACAAGCAGTAACATTCAAAAACCATTATACAAATGTCCAACCAAAATGTTTGAGAAAATcgttccatgaatgatgtatagATAATACTTTTCTGCCtacgttttgagaacattattaaaaaccatATATCTTTGAATGAATGTTCTATAAatattactggaagaatgtttgttcataacattGCCAGAACGTTCTGAGAACATTCGCCGTTAGCTGAGAATGAACGAATCTCTCTGATTTATTCAACAAGTATGTCTCCATGTGAAGAGTGAGTACTGCAGTCCTGTTTCTGAACACAGCCTTTATTCACAGAGACCTTGTATCCTGTTTTCAGCATTCTGCACTGtcaacttacacacacacacacacacacacacacacacacacacacgtttgtttttgtgaattgtgggttcatcccataggtgtaatggtttttatattttacaaactgtatgtgctatcgccctacaccaaccctacaccaaccctacaccaaacaggaaactttgtgcatttttactttctcaaaaaaactaatactgtatggtttataagcgttttgaaaaatggggacatgggttatgtcctcataagtcaccctctccttgtaattacctgtgtcatacccatgacattataacacacacacacactctcacacacagacaaaaaaaaataaacactaaaacaaacaaacaaacacacacacacacacacacacacacacacattctcaaacTCGGGCTGTTTCCTTAGTACAGATGGGATGTGGCTGACTGCGGTGATGACAGAGCGGGAGAGAGTCTGGACTTCAAGGCCCTTGTAAGGCTGCTAGTAAGTGCTTGATTTCCCGGCCCATAGACGATTAATCTGTGTGCCTCAGGAAGTTATTCCTGCATGTATGTTTCCACAAATACTGTTATTGGGAGAGCTCAGGGCTACGAACAATGGAGGCTAATTTGTTTTGCTTCCCCTTTGGCCCACGGCAGGCTGTGAAAACACAGATGAGAATGTGAGGAAACGCTCTTAAATTAGGGCCGAGGAGCGCCGGCCGCCGCTCAGCAGCACATTCATCTCAATGGAGTCACTGCAGCACAGGACAGACGCGGAGCTCAGCTCAACCCACAGACAACCGGATTCAGTCTGACTGAGTTTAAAGGTTTTAATACGACTTGAGCTCATTTCTGGAAGAGAAAAGTCTAGTGATGCTGCTGTTATGAGGCATTAAtattaaacagacataaaaatgGACATTAAAAGGCGCAATAAATGCGCCCCTAGAGGCAGAACACAGAACTGCATCAGTTTAGTGTTTGAACTAGAAATTgcacttattttacattttacttgtaaaacttgaaaaaaacatgatgttaaataagaaaatgtgtatgtaaattaaactaatacatttacttaactttttcacaaacacttaaaatatatagcaaaaataaaaaaaaaatcataatacacacaataacacaaaatcacatctatatatatatatatatatatataaaacatgtctatatatatatatatatatatataatacatatataatatataagacatttatatatgggcataaattaataattttattgacattatttcttcaatttgattttaatatttagttaaaataaattaaaaaatacattaaaaacattttagaattatatatatatatatatatatatctatattatatatatatatatatatatatatatatatgtatgtataaaacacACATGTAgggctatacatatatatatgtgtgtgtatgtaaattaataattttagttaacttaTTTGTTTAgcttgattttaaattttagttaaatatatattcaaatatatatattacatattaaatttatttacaaatttagaACATGATACATATATGATTAGGGTTAGAATCAAATAATGAAGGTTAATtaggattaaataaaataatgatttttttcaattattttacataaaaattttgacttaaaataaaaaatacacttcgAAACTAATAGTGGGACTAGCACTTTTCACACGGGTCTTTGTTGCAGTGTAGCCTCACAGAAAACTTGCggcaaatgaaaaatattgcagGAAGTCAATCTTCATTGCATGACTTAAATAGACTTAAACGAGCAAAagtaaatagcaaaaataaaagaagaagggCTGAtgaagagctgtgtgtgtgagtgctttaGGGAAGTTGAGTGTGTGTAATCACTGGCGTGAAGATAAAATGTAGATGTTGTTTTCACACGGCGACTGAAGGACGTACTGAGGGGATTTCAGCCGAGGAGAAGAGGGCCGGTCCATCGACAAGAGATCCTAATCACAGCACCCGAGAAAACATCTATACATGTAAGGAACgaatgagaaaaagagaaatgaagaTGTGCGAGTGTTTGAGTGTTATCTCCTCTCTATGAGTGTTATTTACTGATAATCAGTGTCTTTACAGCAGCGCCTCACACTCTCATTACACAATCTCTGAGTTACCATAACTActacacacacgtacacacacacacacacacacacacacacacacacacacacacagagatccattctcacacacacccattcacacacacacacacacacacacacacagatccattcacacacacacacacacacacacacacacacacacacacacagaggtccgttctcacacacacccacacacacacacacacacacacacacacacacacacacacacacagatccattctcacacacacccattcacaccacacacactcacacacacaagatccattcacacacacacacacacacacacacacacacacacacacacacacacacacacacagaccatgtGTGTTTGAGTCATGTGAGAAAACACTCGTAGTTCTGAAGACATTTAAACATCTGAACATGAGCAAcatgaagagttttgaaaatcaTCTTAGAGGTCAAACAGAATAATATTCTTGTGTTTGTATTGATAATCACAGTTTTGGTACATAGTGAAGCATgcacagtgatttatttattgtaatatttatatttaattttaatcatatataataataattattatgcatatatatttatattaatatttatataactattacagtatttatttattataaataattaagtgataaataaaattaatatttgttttagtaatattttttaaacaaaattactattaaataaaagtactattaattacattaaagCTGTGTATTTTTAACACTAATTATCAGAAGCTTACGCAATACTAGTTCTTTGTTCATTTTGAATTAAGTGATAAGTTCAGTAAGATCTACTTTGAACTGTTTAAACTCTTGAGTTGTTTGCtctgtttatttatgcatgcaaacGACACTAACTTAAACTGAAGTTAATGATCATGAGTTCAAATAATTCTCTGCAATAATCTGAAATCAGCGGTCATTCACCTGAGCATCAGTATCACGCGCTGATGAACGTCTGATCTCACATGAATCTTCTGAACTGCTGAAGCTTGCTGTGTTTTCTTAGCAGAGGCTCGACGTCTGAGAGATGCAGAAGGATCCGAGCGTCTGTCTGCTGACCTCATgttatttctgttctgtttcttatGCAACGAACGAGGAGAAGCGGCACTCGAGGAGACGCCAGGACGGTggtggaggtcaaaggtcaaacgaGGTGGAAACAGAAGCGTCAGTGTTTCCAGCAAAACTCACAGCATTCACATCTatctataataattatttattatattgtcaaaaaatctgtaaatatattgttgtattattgcattaattaaacatgacatattattaatataatttatattaataattataattattatttactgtattgtaaataaatatttctgagatgaatcatcaatgaaaaacagatttaacaataaataaatatatcagtaaacaaatcagaaattaaacattagaaagtatcaaatatttattcattattaataacttttttcagtaatgatattttatattatggtACCTAGTGGTTAAAAAACAGTACCAAAGTACTTTTGTATCATGATTATCATGATGATGAAAATTTACTTATCTACCAAATAAAATCATGACCAGATTATGaatttgcattcatt contains:
- the hhex gene encoding hematopoietically-expressed homeobox protein hhex translates to MQFQHSHAPFYAPTPAPPVHPTPFYIEDILGRNAPASGPVAPTPTLPSPNSSFTSLIPSYRTPIYEPTPIHPVLTQHALAATYASIYPFQRDFTHALLRHDPLGKPLLWTPFIQRPLHKRKGGQVRFSNDQTIELEKKFETQKYLSPPERKRLAKMLQLSERQVKTWFQNRRAKSKKLKQENPPSGKRDVEDSGEQRNSDRSSPDVMRESEESEDSEQELDIEEDPQFSINPQL